A window of the Lactuca sativa cultivar Salinas chromosome 7, Lsat_Salinas_v11, whole genome shotgun sequence genome harbors these coding sequences:
- the LOC111883832 gene encoding F-box/LRR-repeat protein At4g29420, whose product MDNLPATLVFEILSRLNNSADVARCRAAWKTFDTVSPDLPWINLQYPLKRYIELRSRDSDSSSSSSLPSPLKTIILHLISNSRSLESVHIGAENLPLDVSHADVEDYGDDMYLTDGAFVKKWLPRVSGTLKSLSISDFWVHSGWRRSEVLPLVSACCQNLLELELKHAWISVENMNPMPMHGFL is encoded by the exons ATGGACAACCTTCCTGCAACTCTAGTGTTCGAAATACTGAGTCGACTCAACAACTCGGCGGACGTTGCGCGCTGCAGAGCAGCATGGAAGACTTTTGATACTGTCTCTCCAGACCTTCCATGGATCAATCTCCAGTACCCATTAAAAAGGTACATCGAATTAAGGTCTAGGGATTCAGATTCTTCTAGTTCTTCCTCATTACCTTCCCCTCTCAAGACAATTATCCTCCATCTTATATCGAACTCAAGATCTCTCGAATCGGTGCATATTGGCGCCGAGAATCTGCCCCTAGACGTGTCTCACGCTGACGTTGAAGATTATGGCGATGATATGTACCTCACAGATGGGGCTTTCGTCAAGAAGTGGCTCCCTAGGGTTTCAGGAACATTGAAATCCCTTTCTATATCAGATTTTTGGGTTCATTCAGGTTGGCGTCGATCAGAAGTTTTACCCCTCGTCTCCGCATGCT GTCAGAATTTGCTAGAATTAGAGCTGAAGCATGCATGGATTTCTGTAGAGAATATGAATCCAATGCCAATGCATGGATTTCTGTAG